A section of the Streptomyces sp. V3I8 genome encodes:
- a CDS encoding transposase — MAWSVAELCMTDLVERLVPDELWVLFRRVVPPTVVTRPQGGGRRRTGDREALSAITFVATSGRTWRQLPPAFGPAWPTVYRRFARWRSRACSRPATADAEHTTR; from the coding sequence CGGTCGCTGAGCTGTGTATGACGGATCTCGTTGAGCGACTGGTACCGGACGAGTTGTGGGTGCTGTTCAGGCGGGTGGTGCCGCCGACAGTGGTCACGCGTCCGCAAGGCGGTGGTCGGCGTCGGACAGGTGACCGTGAGGCCCTGTCCGCGATCACCTTCGTGGCGACGTCGGGCCGCACGTGGCGGCAGTTGCCGCCAGCGTTCGGCCCCGCCTGGCCCACGGTCTACCGCCGGTTCGCCCGGTGGAGGTCACGCGCCTGCTCGCGCCCGGCGACAGCCGACGCCGAGCACACGACCAGGTGA